In Salmonella enterica subsp. enterica serovar Typhimurium str. LT2, a single window of DNA contains:
- a CDS encoding Pathogenicity island encoded protein: SPI5, translating to MTSFISSIAYASSSLNKQLSLLSENLLKEKIISTNIFCSISTYTRINARRWRKNLMSRNTYTLKMLPQTEQNERDERLPLTFPPKILVLSLVKGIRIAFYLIKKVC from the coding sequence TTGACTTCCTTCATTTCCAGCATAGCTTACGCTTCATCATCATTGAATAAACAATTAAGTTTGTTGAGCGAAAATTTACTTAAAGAAAAAATAATAAGCACCAATATTTTTTGCAGTATTTCAACTTATACCAGAATAAATGCGCGTAGATGGCGTAAAAACCTGATGAGCAGGAATACTTACACACTAAAAATGCTCCCGCAAACAGAGCAAAATGAGAGAGATGAACGTTTGCCCCTTACATTTCCACCAAAGATTCTGGTCTTGTCTCTTGTAAAGGGCATACGTATCGCGTTTTATCTCATTAAGAAAGTATGTTGA
- the pipC gene encoding Pathogenicity island encoded protein: SPI5 (invasion gene E protein (gi|2582386)) — MESLLNRLYDALGLDAPEDEPLLIIDDGIQVYFNESDHTLEMCCPFMPLPDDILTLQHFLRLNYTSAVTIGADADNTALVALYRLPQTSTEEEALTGFELFISNVKQLKEHYA, encoded by the coding sequence ATGGAAAGTCTATTAAATCGTTTATATGACGCGTTAGGCCTGGATGCGCCAGAAGATGAGCCACTGCTTATCATTGATGATGGGATACAGGTTTATTTTAATGAATCCGATCATACACTGGAAATGTGCTGTCCCTTTATGCCATTGCCTGACGACATCCTGACTTTGCAGCATTTTTTACGTCTGAACTACACCAGCGCCGTCACTATCGGCGCTGACGCAGACAATACTGCTTTAGTGGCGCTTTATCGCTTGCCGCAAACCAGTACCGAAGAAGAGGCGCTCACTGGTTTTGAATTATTCATTTCAAACGTGAAGCAATTGAAAGAGCATTATGCATAA
- the sopB gene encoding Pathogenicity island encoded protein: SPI5 (invasion gene D protein (gi|2582385)) — protein sequence MQIQSFYHSASLKTQEAFKSLQKTLYNGMQILSGQGKAPAKAPDARPEIIVLREPGATWGNYLQHQKASNHSLHNLYNLQRDLLTVAATVLGKQDPVLTSMANQMELAKVKADRPATKQEEAAAKALKKNLIELIAARTQQQDGLPAKEAHRFAAVAFRDAQVKQLNNQPWQTIKNTLTHNGHHYTNTQLPAAEMKIGAKDIFPSAYEGKGVCSWDTKNIHHANNLWMSTVSVHEDGKDKTLFCGIRHGVLSPYHEKDPLLRHVGAENKAKEVLTAALFSKPELLNKALAGEAVSLKLVSVGLLTASNIFGKEGTMVEDQMRAWQSLTQPGKMIHLKIRNKDGDLQTVKIKPDVAAFNVGVNELALKLGFGLKASDSYNAEALHQLLGNDLRPEARPGGWVGEWLAQYPDNYEVVNTLARQIKDIWKNNQHHKDGGEPYKLAQRLAMLAHEIDAVPAWNCKSGKDRTGMMDSEIKREIISLHQTHMLSAPGSLPDSGGQKIFQKVLLNSGNLEIQKQNTGGAGNKVMKNLSPEVLNLSYQKRVGDENIWQSVKGISSLITS from the coding sequence ATGCAAATACAGAGCTTCTATCACTCAGCTTCACTAAAAACCCAGGAGGCTTTTAAAAGCCTACAAAAAACCTTATACAACGGAATGCAGATTCTCTCAGGCCAGGGCAAAGCGCCGGCTAAAGCGCCCGACGCTCGCCCGGAAATTATTGTCCTGCGAGAACCCGGCGCGACATGGGGGAATTATCTACAGCATCAGAAGGCGTCTAACCACTCGCTGCATAACCTCTATAACTTACAGCGCGATCTTCTTACCGTCGCGGCAACCGTTCTGGGTAAACAAGACCCGGTTCTAACGTCAATGGCAAACCAAATGGAGTTAGCCAAAGTTAAAGCGGACCGGCCAGCAACAAAACAAGAAGAAGCCGCGGCAAAAGCATTGAAGAAAAATCTTATCGAACTTATTGCAGCACGCACTCAGCAGCAGGATGGCTTACCTGCAAAAGAAGCTCATCGCTTTGCGGCAGTAGCGTTTAGAGATGCTCAGGTCAAGCAGCTTAATAACCAGCCCTGGCAAACCATAAAAAATACACTCACGCATAACGGGCATCACTATACCAACACGCAGCTCCCTGCAGCAGAGATGAAAATCGGCGCAAAAGATATCTTTCCCAGTGCTTATGAGGGAAAGGGCGTATGCAGTTGGGATACCAAGAATATTCATCACGCCAATAATTTGTGGATGTCCACGGTGAGTGTGCATGAGGACGGTAAAGATAAAACGCTTTTTTGCGGGATACGTCATGGCGTGCTTTCCCCCTATCATGAAAAAGATCCGCTTCTGCGTCACGTCGGCGCTGAAAACAAAGCCAAAGAAGTATTAACTGCGGCACTTTTTAGTAAACCTGAGTTGCTTAACAAAGCCTTAGCGGGCGAGGCGGTAAGCCTGAAACTGGTATCCGTCGGGTTACTCACCGCGTCGAATATTTTCGGCAAAGAGGGAACGATGGTCGAGGACCAAATGCGCGCATGGCAATCGTTGACCCAGCCGGGAAAAATGATTCATTTAAAAATCCGCAATAAAGATGGCGATCTACAGACGGTAAAAATAAAACCGGACGTCGCCGCATTTAATGTGGGTGTTAATGAGCTGGCGCTCAAGCTCGGCTTTGGCCTTAAGGCATCGGATAGCTATAATGCCGAGGCGCTACATCAGTTATTAGGCAATGATTTACGCCCTGAAGCCAGACCAGGTGGCTGGGTTGGCGAATGGCTGGCGCAATACCCGGATAATTATGAGGTCGTCAATACATTAGCGCGCCAGATTAAGGATATATGGAAAAATAACCAACATCATAAAGATGGCGGCGAACCCTATAAACTCGCACAACGCCTTGCCATGTTAGCCCATGAAATTGACGCGGTACCCGCCTGGAATTGTAAAAGCGGCAAAGATCGTACAGGGATGATGGATTCAGAAATCAAGCGAGAGATCATTTCCTTACATCAGACCCATATGTTAAGTGCGCCTGGTAGTCTTCCGGATAGCGGTGGACAGAAAATTTTCCAAAAAGTATTACTGAATAGCGGTAACCTGGAGATTCAGAAACAAAATACGGGCGGGGCGGGAAACAAAGTAATGAAAAATTTATCGCCAGAGGTGCTCAATCTTTCCTATCAAAAACGAGTTGGGGATGAAAATATTTGGCAGTCAGTAAAAGGCATTTCTTCATTAATCACATCTTGA
- the orfX gene encoding Pathogenicity island encoded protein: SPI5, translating to MPAKPRTSKTVTKNIRFSYSMLEQIEFALKSEKTRNFSAWVKEACREKLCNTGHKL from the coding sequence ATGCCAGCAAAGCCCCGGACAAGTAAGACCGTGACGAAGAATATTCGTTTTTCCTATTCCATGCTTGAACAGATAGAATTCGCGTTGAAATCTGAAAAGACGCGGAATTTTTCAGCATGGGTAAAAGAGGCCTGTCGGGAAAAGTTATGTAACACGGGACATAAGCTGTAG
- a CDS encoding Pathogenicity island encoded protein: SPI5 translates to MTLQANISRETKAAKTQEVYKHVVLFKMAAPSYIRR, encoded by the coding sequence ATGACACTCCAGGCAAATATCAGCAGAGAGACAAAAGCGGCAAAAACCCAGGAGGTATATAAGCACGTTGTTCTTTTCAAAATGGCCGCCCCCTCTTACATAAGACGATAA
- the pipD gene encoding Pathogenicity island encoded protein: SPI5 yields MKKYLAFAVTLLGMGKVIACTTLLVGNQASADGSFIIARNEDGSANNAKHKVIHPIAFHQQGEYKAHRNNFSWPLPETAMRYTAIHDFDTNDNAMGEAGFNSAGVGMSATETIYNGRAALAADPYVTKTGITEDAIESVILPVAQSARQGAKLLGDIIEQKGAGEGFGVAFIDSKEIWYLETGSGHQWLAVRLPADSYFVSANQGRLRHYDPNDNANYMASPTLVSFAKKQGLYDPARGEFDFHQAYSQDNKNDTTYNYPRVWTLQHQFNPHLDTVVSEGETFPVFLTPITKISVAAVKNALRNHYQGTSHDPYASHNPQEPWRPISVFRTQESHILQVRPKLPQAIGNVEYIAYGMPSLSVYLPYYQGMRHYQPGDDKGTDRASNDSTYWTFRTLQTLVMQDYNAFAPDVQHAWKTFEQQTAKQQYKMEQSYLRLYASHPKEAQRLLQNFEDKTMQNAQTLARRLTNNIITTMTYRTDMKYHFSSTQP; encoded by the coding sequence ATGAAAAAGTATCTTGCATTCGCCGTTACGCTGCTGGGTATGGGTAAAGTCATCGCCTGTACTACCCTTTTGGTAGGCAATCAGGCTTCGGCTGACGGCTCCTTCATTATCGCGCGCAACGAAGATGGCTCGGCAAATAACGCCAAGCATAAGGTTATTCATCCCATCGCGTTTCATCAACAAGGCGAGTATAAAGCACATCGGAACAATTTTAGCTGGCCGCTTCCGGAGACAGCGATGCGCTATACGGCGATTCATGACTTTGATACTAACGATAACGCCATGGGTGAAGCCGGTTTCAATTCGGCGGGCGTCGGAATGAGCGCAACGGAAACCATTTATAACGGCAGAGCGGCGCTGGCTGCCGATCCTTACGTGACAAAAACGGGAATCACGGAAGACGCCATTGAGTCCGTGATCCTGCCAGTGGCGCAATCGGCGCGTCAGGGCGCCAAATTACTGGGAGATATTATTGAACAAAAAGGCGCGGGCGAAGGTTTCGGCGTCGCGTTTATTGATAGCAAAGAGATATGGTATCTGGAGACGGGAAGCGGTCATCAATGGCTGGCAGTACGACTTCCGGCAGATAGCTATTTCGTTTCCGCCAATCAGGGACGTTTACGCCATTACGATCCGAATGATAACGCGAATTATATGGCGTCACCAACGTTAGTAAGCTTTGCGAAAAAGCAGGGATTATATGATCCGGCCCGCGGCGAATTCGACTTTCATCAAGCCTATTCGCAGGATAACAAAAACGATACCACCTATAATTATCCGCGCGTCTGGACGCTACAACACCAGTTTAATCCGCATCTGGATACGGTCGTTAGCGAAGGGGAAACATTTCCTGTTTTTTTAACGCCAATAACGAAGATCAGCGTGGCGGCAGTAAAAAACGCGCTACGCAATCACTATCAGGGAACGTCGCACGACCCTTATGCCAGTCATAATCCACAAGAACCATGGCGACCTATATCCGTTTTTCGTACCCAGGAGTCACATATTTTACAGGTCAGACCGAAATTACCGCAGGCTATCGGCAACGTAGAATACATCGCCTATGGAATGCCATCTCTTAGCGTCTATCTCCCCTATTATCAGGGGATGCGTCATTATCAACCCGGAGATGATAAAGGAACCGATCGGGCGAGCAACGACTCTACCTACTGGACATTCCGCACGCTGCAAACGCTGGTTATGCAGGACTACAATGCGTTTGCGCCAGATGTGCAACACGCCTGGAAAACATTTGAACAGCAAACAGCTAAGCAGCAGTATAAGATGGAGCAGAGCTATCTGAGATTATATGCGTCGCATCCGAAAGAAGCGCAACGCTTACTGCAAAATTTTGAAGATAAAACGATGCAAAATGCGCAGACGCTCGCCCGTCGCCTGACCAATAATATTATTACGACAATGACTTACCGTACAGATATGAAATATCACTTTTCAAGTACGCAGCCATAA